The Candidatus Methylomirabilis sp. sequence CTCGGGGTCGCCATCGTCACTCCCTCGACCACGGCCCTAGTGGCGGACCTGGTCCGGGCGGGCCGGATGGGCTCCGCCATGGGGGTCTTCGGCACCATCTGGGACAGCGGCGAGGCGGCGGGTCCGGTGCTCGCCGGGATCCTGGTGGCCCGGGCCGGGTACGGAGTGGCCTTCGGTGCCCTCGCTGCCGGCCTGGGCGTGGTCGCGCTCCTGTTCGCGTTCGCGGTCCCGGACCCCGAGCGCGCCGCGGTCAGGAGGGTCTGATGGGCCGGGATCTCCGCGGCAAGGTCGCGGTCATCACGGGGGCATCAGCGGGCATCGGGAAGGCGACGGCCGAGGCCTTCGCGCGGGCCGGAGCGCGAGTCGTCCTGGGGGCACGGCGGCGGGCGCGGCTGGAGGAGGTGGCAGAGCAGATCCGGGCCCGCGGAGGGGAGGCCCTTGCCCTCGTCACGGACGTTGCCGTTGCCGACCAGGTGGACGCCCTGGTGGGCCGGGCAGTGGCGGTCTACGGCCGCCTGGATGTGCTCGTGGCTAACGCCGGGATCGGCTATTTCGCGCGGGTCGAGGAAACTCCCCTCGAGGTGGTCGAGCGCCTCTGGCAGGTCAATGTCCTGGGGACCCTCTACGCGATCCGGGCCGCCCTGCCGGTGATGCGGCGCCAGGGGACAGGGCACCTCCTCGTCGTCTCCTCCATCTCCGGGAAGCGGGGGAGTCCGGGGATCGGGCCGTATGCGGCGACCAAGTTCGCCCAGGTGGGGCTCTGCGAGGCCCTGCGGGTGGAGCTGGCCGGGAGCGGGATCGCGGTGAGCGTCATCTGTCCGGTCGGAACCGCGACGGAGTTCTTCGAGGCTGCCGCGGCGCGCGGCGGCCTGGCGGTGGGACCGATGGGACCGGTGCAGACCGCGGAGACCGT is a genomic window containing:
- a CDS encoding SDR family oxidoreductase; the protein is MGRDLRGKVAVITGASAGIGKATAEAFARAGARVVLGARRRARLEEVAEQIRARGGEALALVTDVAVADQVDALVGRAVAVYGRLDVLVANAGIGYFARVEETPLEVVERLWQVNVLGTLYAIRAALPVMRRQGTGHLLVVSSISGKRGSPGIGPYAATKFAQVGLCEALRVELAGSGIAVSVICPVGTATEFFEAAAARGGLAVGPMGPVQTAETVAAAIVRCARRPRPEVIVYPPARLLVILNALAPRLADALLLRFRRRLLGDRSPNPR